The Ranitomeya imitator isolate aRanImi1 chromosome 3, aRanImi1.pri, whole genome shotgun sequence genome has a window encoding:
- the MRPS17 gene encoding small ribosomal subunit protein uS17m, whose amino-acid sequence MSVVRTTVHAKWIVGKVIGTKMRKTAKVRVTRMVLDSYLLKYYNKRKTYFAHDAEQQCTVGDIVLLKALPERRSKHVTHELSEIVFKVGRVVDPLTGKLCAGSKFLESLEDIKVDDLDKHLQDLKISAGISEEKKADS is encoded by the exons ATGTCAGTCGTCCGCACCACTGTTCATGCCAAATGGATTGTAGGAAAAGTAATAGGGACGAAGATGAGAAAAACAGCTAAAGTACGTGTGACAAGGATGGTGTTGGATTCCTACTTACTAAAG TATTACAACAAGAGGAAGACTTACTTTGCCCACGATGCAGAGCAGCAGTGCACGGTAGGCGACATTGTGCTGCTGAAAGCTTTACCCGAAAGAAGAAGCAAGCACGTCACTCATGAACTGTCTGAAATCGTTTTTAAAGTGGGCAGAGTGGTCGACCCTTTAACTGGGAAGCTCTGTGCTGGCAGCAAATTTCTGGAGAGTTTAGAGGACATTAAGGTAGATGATCTGGATAAACATCTCCAGGATCTGAAAATCTCAGCCGGCATAAGTGAAGAGAAGAAAGCAGATTCATGA